In Vicia villosa cultivar HV-30 ecotype Madison, WI linkage group LG7, Vvil1.0, whole genome shotgun sequence, the DNA window GCTTGTTTGCATGAATATATTTTGTATGGACTTATACTCTTTCTATCCCTATTTGGCAAGTTGTTTCCCCCattcccgaagccttgtaataattttgtCACTTCCTTtacttttttatctttatttgttTGCTTGCTTTTATGCTTGAATAAACTGTGAACCCTCGCAttcttggtccatataccaagcccTAACCTACTCTTTGTAAGGCGATTGCCTTATGCATCGCCATTGACCTTGTTTTTCAAACTTTAAACTCTTTTGTGCATTTGCACTATTTTTCCTTTAAACCCTTTTCAAACTTTAAACTCTTTTGTGCACATACACTCTTTTTCTTTGAAAACCTTTATTGAAAACAAATTCTCATGTCTccttttgagcagaactacaaatgctctgacttctccattgcactaagaaggtatgtaggcacaagatgcgatgtcttgccgagcacatttaaaaaataacaaaaacatgtcttttttcaTATCTTTATTATTTTGCAAACAAAACCACTTTAACGTTtaaaacacaaattttcaaaaggtTTCTATGGAGTacaacagatgtgaggggtgctaataccttcccattgcataaccaaccctcttatccatatttctctttgtgggttttatcgatattttcctctttcctcttttggaaacaataaagtttgGTGGTTATTCTTGCTTGtgtgagttaagttaatcaataactTAATCTCAAAAAATTTCTGCCACTATAAACTGCATTAGAGGGGTCAAAGAATCTCAACATTACAACTTTAGAAGAACTTATAAGTTCTTTAAGAAATCATGAAATAGAGCTTGAGGAAGATGAGCctctaaagaaaataaaatttgttgcTTTGAAATCCCAAAGCAAGTCTGAAAAGAATAAAGCTTTTCAAGCTGAAAAAAGattatgatgatgaagatgaagtgtcTCTACTATCCAAAAGAATTAACCAACTCTAGGAGCAAAGAAATAAGAAGTTCAAAGGAAAAAAACCAGATGGGCATTCTGAGTCAGCATTCGAGTAGAAGAAATTTGGAGCTGGAAGAGAGGTTATTTGCTTCAAATGCAAATAGCCTGGCCATTTCAAGAACGAGTGTCCCAAATTCAACAAAGAAAgttcaaagaagaaaaaattcaaagataAGAAGAAAAGTTTGATGGCAACGTGGGATGACTCTGACTCTTAAGATAATGAATTTGAAGAAATGCAAGCAAACATGGCATTGATGGAAAAGGAAGAAGCAAATAACTCTGAGTCAGAACAAGAATCGGAACATGAAGAAGTATTTTCTATTTAATCTCGTTCTGAATTTGAAACTTCCTTAGCTTAGATTCTTGAAAAGAATCAGAATCTTCAGAGGATATGCAAGTCTTTAAAAAAGATTCATGTAACTTATTCTAAAGTACATAGTGAGCTGATGAAAGAAATCATaactttaaaagaaaaaattaattgcTTTGACAATGAAAATTCTGCTCTCAAAATCAAGAGTGATCTTTTACAGAAAGAAATTCTCATTAATGCTTCTATGAATTCAGAATGTGCTTCAAAGAAGTATGAgacttcttttaaaaaaattctagaaaaaaACATAGATAGAATCCTTAGTAGCCAAGTCAAAACACCAGTCGTGGTAACTGGACTCTGAATGCTCACGACACATAACAGGAAGAAGGCATATGTTCAAAATTCGAGAGAGTCTGTTGGTTTTAGAGGAAATCAAAAaggaaaaatcattggctctgaaACTATTGGTAATGGTTATATATCATCTATCTCCAATGTTCTGTTAGTTTAAGGATTAATGCATAATCTCttctccataagtcaattaagtgacaatggttatgatataatcttcaataaaGAGTCATGTAAAGTAGTTAGTCAAAAGGATGGATCTGAACAAACAACTTTGAACTCTGGACACCAAACACACTCTGAACCAATGATGACTACAAGATGTGTTTACAAGTAAATCTGCATCTGAAAGCATCAAGTTAAATCATGAAAGGATCTTATCCAGAATGACTCGGAATCAAGACTCTCAAGTCTCACCATTCTGTAAGTTATGAAGACATTCTGATCAAGCTTAAACATATTTTATAAGAAGCCTTTGACTCAAGAAGTTAACTaaagagagagagtgtgtgactTTGAATTCTAATAAACCTTCAACAACTTATATTCACAAATCTTTGACTCAAGATGTCATCAATGAAGGAAGATAGTATGGAAATACTATAACATTACAAAATCATTATCCTTTACGCTACTCTGCAAAAAGGACAATGCATCAGTACCAACTTTTTCAATATGTCTCATGATCATTCCTCTCACTGTTGCTGGCGCCACTTTACTATTGTTCATCAAACATCTTCTTGCAGTTATAATTTTTGAAATTCCAACTTCACACTCCAAAGGATATATTCATCATCTATATAAAGGAGATATTGAAGCACTGGAAAAAAAGAACCACAACGTACATatacaaagagaagaaaaatcaAGAGAGAATCACTGAGAACATAAAGTTGAGAAACTACACAAAGAATAAAGTCGTCGTTATCTTGAAAGCTTTATAACATTCATTCTTTGTAAATATTGTTGTATTGAAATTGTGTGCATTaattttttaagaagcattttgtAAACATTAGCCCTTGTAATTTTAACTAGTTGGTTAAATTCCTCGAGTGACTAAGGGTTTAGTCAGAATACTTGAGAAGTCATTGACATGTTGTCTTTGAGTTGATTTCCTTGAGGGACTAAGATATAGTTAGAATCTTTGAGAATACATTGATGGGTAATTTTTATGGGTGTAATCAAaatttttgattagtggattacgtccttgttgataaggcgaaatcaccttggtggatggactggaggtagcctaattatcaatgaaccaggataaaataattgtgttctttataATAGTTAGCTTTATGCTCTTTGTCTTTgggttaaaaaaaagtttatatatagaaacccaattcaaaccccctatTGTTAGTGTTTCTTTGAACATTCAAGTTTGTCCATCTTGTTGCCATCCAAATCACGCGTCTTCTTCCAATGGGGGAGGAAGTATAATTTTCCTCCCTAAATTAGACGAAGATATAATTCTAAATCAGCGGACCATTTTGACTCTCACATGAAATAATGAAATTCCAACAATACTTTTCTTCATGACAAATTTTCTAAGTGGTCATTGCTAATAAATTAATGACTTAGTTACTTAACTATTTTCTATAAACCTCAGTTGGTCTTACCTTGACTTGAAATGTCATATTATATTTGTAAATGAGTAAAATTCCTTCACTATTTAAATTACATTTTCACCCTTAACCTCATATTTACGAAATACATGAATCTTAATGATATTTTTAAGTTGTGATATTATATTAACTTTTTTCTTAGATTAATTACTAGTTACTTGGAATAAACGAAATAATATTTACAAtaatgtttaaatttattttttatttttatcatattttagtGAAATTAAATGGAATATTAAGTTTTGTAAAAGATTCTTGTCTCTTTAATAATGTCAATGGACATATCCACGAGCCAATAGATAATTTATAAACAATTACCACAAATCAACTATATTTCTCTGCACTTAAAGGTTTTCTATATAACCAAGTATTGAATGTATTGTTATTACACTACCAACACAAATAACAAAAGGAAAatcaaaggagaagaagaagaataagagaaATATGGGTTTCACTGAGAAGCAAGAAGCTTTAGTTAATAGTTCATGGGAATTATTTAAACAAAATCCTGGTTATAGTGTTTTGTTCTACACCATGTAAGCTTTATATCATTTGAGTGTTTGTGGCTTgtattctttgtttttgttttttgttttaaaagaagTGGTGTAAGCTAACAAGAATAATTTTGGTTGATTTAATCAAAATAGTATATTGAAAAAAGCACCCGCAGCAAAAGGAATGTTCTCATTTCTTAAGGATTCGGCTGGAGTAGTGGATAGTCCTAAACTTCAAGCCCATGCTGAAAAAGTTTTTGGAATGGTGAGTGTAATTCATCTACAATtaaattttgtttcattttttagtTCGACTCTTAAAATACGCAACtgctaaatattattttaaataacaatCATTATATACCAAATGTTTCATTCCACTTTTgatgtaatatttaataaaattacaaaatttcaaTCGTCCATGTTCATATCATGTAAATTAGATTTACAATGAATATCTAAAGTTATATCATACTCTTTATTTTAACTTAAATTTTACCCATATGATCTTACATATAGCCAATAATTTATACCATATTCAAAAGTTAATGTGACCAAAGAAGGTCTTTCAGGCATGATACTTCTTTAACTGTGTTATCTTGTGAAACTATAACTTAAATTGGATGAAATAAATCATAAGATATTTATACCTTTTAAATTACAGGTCCACGACTCAGCTGTTCAACTTCGAGCATCGGGAGAAGTCGTTTTAGGAGATGCAACATTGGGTGCCATTCACATTCAGAAGGGAGTTGTTGATCCTTATTTTGTGGTatgtaatataataaaaaaaaattaatggatGCATTCTTAAATTTGTATTGACGTCACTTATTCTCAAATTCCATAACACAACAATATATAATtatctaaaattaattttaaatgataaaattatgtcatataaatataaatataattgggCTCATGTATATTGGGTAGTTAGTAAGGTGAGAAAATAATAGTTGATATTGTAACCAGCCATAATATATTATGATTGTGTATATACTACCAATCATTGATTTATTATTAACAATTGATATCACTCCCTTTTTTTAATCATATTGCTATCTATCTCTTTACTTTGTAAAGTGATTTGTTAATTTTAAAAGAGCATTCTCCATTAAAATAAACTCAATGGATGTAGCTACAAACATTACAAAAGAATTATGGATTATTGCtatgaagttgttttattttcacTTCCTATTGTTTATTCCATTTTGAAAATATCATTAAGATTAAAaatgagtatttttttttttaaaacaaacattaatatttaaaaatatatttatttccaataaaataatatatttcattttataCATTATTATGTCAAATGAACTAATAAGGAGGCAAAGAAAGGAAAATAATTTTaagaatattaataattatatatttctattttgcaACACACCTATTTCCAAATTTCTAAAACGCTAACCTAAATTTAATGCTTTTGGTGCCTTGCAGGTGGTTAAAGAAGCTTTGCTAGAAACCCTGAAAGAAGCATCAGGAGAAAAATGGAGCGAAGAATTGAGTACTGCTTGGGAAGTGGCCTATGATGGATTAGCATCTGCAATTAAGAAGGCGATGAGTTAATCTTGTgatgatttatatttataaataaatttaataaataagacGTGTATTACTAAATCTTGTTAATCaagtttatataataaatattgttGAAACTACAACATTAGAATCTCCGTGGCATATTAGTTGTgattaattttttgtttgttattgtACTTCTGATGCTTTTAGGGTTAATGATCCAGTCTAGAATATTTTAGATTAGTTTTGGaacattttttaaagaaaaagaatAACGTGTTTCTCAGAATCTTGTGTTATTTCTCACTGTGAGAGCATAGGCTCATAATGCGAGATAGTTGATTTGGGAACTAAatattatttcaaattttttaacaCAACACATGTTTGTGAAACCATGTTTAAAGACTCGCATATTGTGACATGAATTGAAAAGTATTGGGAAAAcccaagtcccacattggttaaaGATATAGCCCACAGAGgatttatatagagtgacacccATCACCTTACAATTCGGTTTTTGTATGGATGCGTTAGGCCGAAACTCTATCATGGTATCACAAGCCTATCGATTCGGGACACCCAATATTTATATGCGAAATAAGCCCAATAGTGCTAAGCGCAAGGGGAGTAATCGAAAAACTAAGTCCTAAATATCAATAattcgggccacccaccatttatatcCACGAACCAAGCCCAATGGTGTTGGGCGTGATGGGGTGTACTTGGAAAAACCCAAGTCCCACATTAGTTAAAGATAGAGCCCACAAAGGGTTTATATAGAGTGGCAcccctcaccttacaagccgatttcgtaaggatgagttaggccgAAAGAAACTATTTGGGATGCAGAGGTAGAAGTTACAGACTTGTCAATAGATTTATCTAGATTATCATCTAACTTGGGGTGATTTGATGCAAATGACTCATCAAACTTGTGCCAACAATCAACCATTATGTAACCATATTCTCAACATAGCTGACATGCAGATCTTGTCCCAGGTGAGAAGTGACCTCTACCACACCCACGACCTCAAGACATATAACCTCGACTTCTAGTCTGCACCATATTATCACACACATCAACTGTTTGATCGTTTGTGAGCTCTATATTAGCAGTTGCCATAGCAAGTTCCTACCTGAACTTGTCAAGCCATACTTCTTGGACATAGAGTTGAGCCTCTACATCATACAATGTTACTTATGATGGTTTTAGGATTAATGATTGAGTCTAGAAAATTTTAGATTAGTTTTGGAACATTTTTTAATGAGAAAGAATAACGTGTTTCTCATAATCTTTTGTTGTTTCTCATCGTGAGAGCATCTACTCATATTGCGAGCTAGTTGATTTGGGAACTAAATATTATTCCAAAATTTTAAATCCAACACATTTTTATGGAACCATGTTGAAAGTCTCACATATTGTGATGTAACTTGTAAAATGAAAGTTTAATATTGTggcatatttaaattttggttAGAAATTTGGTCCCTTTTTCAATTCCTTTTTACACAAGTTTTGAGAGAAGTCTTAGCAACCTAGATTTCTCTTAATCAAACAATAAAATCCTTCAACACTTTTTAGTTCCTTTTTAAAATCATCTATTTTTCGCTCAAATAAATATTCTATCAATACGAAATTCCATTTGATCCCAATCCCATGGTTATTTCCTtagggtatatatatatatatatatatatatatatacacatatatatatatatatatatatatatatatatatatatatatacacacatgtgtgtatatatatatatatatatatatatatatatatatatatatatatatatatatatatatatatatatacacacatgtgtgtatatatatatatatatatatatatatatatatatatatatatatatatatatatatatatatatataacatacatgtgtatgtgtatatatatacacacacatgtgtgtatatatatatatatatatatatatatatatatatatatatatatatatatatatatatatatatatatatatatatatatataacatacatgtgtatgtgtatatatatacacatacacatgtatgttatatatatatatatatatatatatatatatatatatatatatatatatatatatatatacacacacacatgtatatatatatatatatatatatatatatatatatatatatatatatatatatatatatatatatatatatatatatataaggtggGAAATCAAGTAAGAAAGTAATAATTCTTTATGTTTAGTATAATTATTCTATAACCAAGTGAGTGTAAATTTTTAGTTGAGTCATGTGTATAACCAAGGTAGTgagtgaaatttattagatgtaGTAAAATTCTTCTATAACCaagcattttttaatataatgaaGACATTATATACATAGGAAATCACAATCAAGAACGCTGACCTATTTATCAATAAATCTCTACTAAAATGAAATTTAACATAGTATTGAAATGTAAGTAGAAAGAAATATAAGAGTGACACCATAATTTATACTGGTTTAACACTTTCACCCTTTCTTAGGTCCTATTATAGTCTTGATGGTAAAACCATAGAAATGTCTTCCACTATGTTTTTTTAGGTTGTAAATGAGCTTtgttacaatattttttttacaaaaatcctCTAAGACCACAACTTCAATCAATATTGAACTTGGATGTTCTTAACCACCAAGTCTCTTAGATCTTGAATCCACACTTCTTTCCTTTAACTTTTATGCATACATATTGTATATTTTACCAAAATCTAGTTTTGACCAATAAGGTCCTTCAAAATCCTTTAGAATTCTCTTTGAAGAAATTTCACATACTTAGGAGAAGAAGAACATTTCTAATTTTTATTTGGGATTATTCAAAATTCTCTTTGAAGAAACTTTCCATACTTAGGAggagaaaaatataatttttgttgtgTTTGAATTCTAAATAGTTCTATCAAGTATTTTGAATTATTCTATATTTTTTACAACAAATTATATTACCAAAACTCTTAATTATGACACCAATTATGATTTTTAAGAAACACTTACCTTCACTCGATAAGTAATCATCTTTTTcaagaaactttttttttgatTTAAGATTATCATGCTAAGAATAGCTAGGATTTCTAGAAGAAGATGTCATTCGTTTGATGAGAAATAAAAAGGATTATCCAAAATTTGAGTGGCTGAAGCTGAAGCAGCTACTTTTGATGTAACAAAAAGAAAAGCAACGACTGGAGTGGGAGAGTCAGAGTCGAAAAGAGGATTCCTCACTTCTTTCTCTCATTCAAAACCGTGCATGAGACTTTCATCTCGCACGGCTCCTAAATGATAAAAGAAAGAAGAATAttatttcttctttcttttagTATTTCCTTCCACGCGTATGTATAAGACCGAATCCATTCGATTTTGACTTTTCAAAAGGATTCGAAATCCTGAACTTTTCGAGGAATCCTTCATAAGTGGTTGTGAATGACGAATTTTTTTCAATCTTTATGACTTGCTCCTACGGAACCTAGGTCGAAAAGATTGAGAAATAGAACCATATGATTTTTTTCGTTCTCAATAGCCACGAGATGATCATCTTAGGGTGATCCTTTTGTTGACGGATGCTCCTATTATACTCGTAGTCTTTGAAGGATGAGAACCAACTATGTAGCATCTATATGAAAAATTCAAGTATTGTATACGTCATTAGTATGATCCTTTGTAGGAACTACCCCTAATAATGAACTTGCAAAAAGAATCTGTTTATCAGAAAGGGATTCGTTATTCCTGACTCTACTACAccttaattgttattttaacaAGTAAAGTTATGTCTTGGTCCGAGTGGTAATATCATATCTCTTCTGTATGTCCATAgagtttttaaaaatccaaacaTCTCAGAAATAGATAGAAAGGTCGGAATTTCTCGAACGAACCACACTCCTTCATTTACGTCAGGAgtagacatggcaataaaacccagacccacgggtacccacccgaacccgccccgaagttgacggggaaaacccgctttgactgggtttgggttcgggtttgggttttccccgattagaaaatatggggatgggtcgggtaatggggacactagtacccaccccgaacccatccccgaacccgccccgtttatttcaatatgtacattattatttaaatttcataatttatattattaaatatgtggctaatgttttaataatttgatttgtatttattattttaaatatttgaaatatatgtatgaatttttttgagattgttttattttgttatttataatgtaatttgatttttgaaaaagtaaatatttttactaaaaaattgattttacaaaaTAGATGGTGGCGAGGCGGTGATACCCAACCCGAACCCGTTAaggacgggtttgggttttaattccccatccccgtttgggtttggggcgggtaacggggattgattggggattcgggtttgggtttgggggaggtaaaaaccgtccccgacccgccccgttgccatgcctagtCAGGAGTCCATTGATGAGAAGGGACTGGGGAAAGCTTGAACCCAATTCCTACAGTGATGAATATAAGCGCAATTTAAATTCCTGGAGAGTTATACATTTGTGTATTGATAAGACCATTCACTATTTCTTGAAGCTCTATCTCTCCCCCGGATGAACCATATAGCCAAGATAAACAATGAACTAGAATAGAAGAGCTTGCCCCACCCATGAGTAAATATTTCATAGTAACCTCATTAGACCGTATATCTTTCTTGGTATATCCAGATAATAGATAGGAGCATAAACTGAAACTCTAGAGCTACAAAGATCGTTAGTAAATCGTTAGCGCTGCATAAAAATATTCCTCCTAGAGTAGCGGTTAATATGAATAACAGAAACTCTCTTATAGCCATTTTTGTACATTCAATGTACTCTACGGATAGAAGAatacatagagttgaagattgtaAAATAAGAAATCGAAAGATTTCGTTGAAATTGTTTGTTTGGAAATTTCCCGAAAAACTAATCATGGGTTATTCTCTCCATAGGAACAACAACGCCGTTATGCTCATTACTAAAATTGTTGAAGAGATAAAATAGAACCAAGATATCTCTTTTTGATTCGAAGttcaatcaatcatcaaaaaaagaATTAGGCCCAAAATTGGAATCAATTCTGGAAAAATGAAACTTCCATCGAAAAGAAGCAAATGAAAGGCTTTCATAAAAATTCTCGTAGACTCGAGAATGATATTTTCATTCTGTACATGTCAAATCATGGATTAACGAAAAACTACAAAAGATCTATTTGCCTCTGCCATTCTCTGAGTCACTTCCTTTTTGGGTATTGCATCATCACTCCTTTTGGCAGCATCCACTAATTCAGAACTTAATTTGAAAACCATATTTCGACCCGGACGTTTCCGGGATGCTACTAATAACCAACGAATGGCAAATGCTTTTCCTTGTGGCGTTTTTATTTCAATGGAAACTTGATGAGTCAATCCGCTCATGCGTCTTGCTTTTACTGCTATCTTGGGAGTTACCTTACGTATTGCTTGACGTAAAACAGATAGTGGATTTGTTTCTGTCTTTTGTTGAATCCTTTTCATAGCTCGATAGATAATTAGATAAGCCAATTATTTTTTTCTGTGTTTCATAATACGGTTAACCAACATGTTAACTACTCAATTATGATAAATTGGACTGGATTTTACGATTTTGTTTTATTGTACCTCGTCGTGACATGAGCCTAATAAtccattttttttataacttataggggctaaaataatttattttggcTTTTTGGCTCCATATTTTGAACGCCCTTGTTGACGAGCCTTTACTCCATCTAGGGTTCCTCGAACAATGTGATATCTCACAACAGGTAAATCCTTAACCCTTCCTCCTCTTACTAACACTACAGAATGTTCTTGTAAATTATGGCCAATACCGGGTATATAACCAGTGATTTCAAATCCAAAGGTTAAGCGTACTCTGGGAACTTTACGTAACACAGAGTTTGGTTTTTTAGGGGTAATAGTGGAAAAGTTGACAGATAAGTCATCCTTACTGCCACTCTACAGAAACATACATGAGATTTTCATCACATACAGCTCCTTGTTCAATTCTTTCGACATAATCCTTTTCCTCGTTCGATAATCTCCACTTCTTCCCTTAAAATAACGAAAATTAATTCAGTCAGTCACGTTTTCATGTTTCAATTGAACACAAACACTTTCCTTTTTTTATTCTCAAAGGAGAAAATGATTCTTTTTTACTTTTACCAAGTATATATGCATCCAATTATAATCTTATAATTAGAAAAGTAAATCTTTCTTGATTAATCCTTTTACATCTAATTCTTCGAGAATCCGAAAGATGCTTTTCAATCAAGTTTGAATTTGTTCGTTTTGGAATCTTCTAATTCCTTTTTTTACTCATTTATTTTTTTCCATTATTCCTTCTTTAATCCTGTAAGATCTGACTCATTTTTCTTTCAGGTGGTCTTTCACCTCTTGCCCCTGTCAAAGATCCTTCTGCACTCCTTGTGGCTGTCTTGCAGAGACCTTTTGTTCCATCCTTTAACAATAGCAATTTTCTTAGGCTTCCGAAGCACTAGAAAATAGAGGAAAAATGCAGTGGCAATTGCACTCCTCCATAACTGTAATagctataactcttccataatgtTGATTCCCAGTTCACCCCTAAGCTTTTCAAACTGGTTTGCATCCAAAGCTTTGGTGAAAATATCAGCCAGTTATTTCTCAGTGGGTATATGCTCTAGAGTAATCACCttatcttcaacaagatctctGATAAAAAGATGACGAATGTCgatgtgcttggtcctgctatgttgaatatgattttttgaaatattgataGCACTcagattgtcacaatataatgtcatgacatcttgtttgACAGTGTATTCCTTCAACATTTGTAACATCCACATTAGTTGTGAACATCTACTTCCAGCGGCAATATACTCAGCTTCAGCAGTAGACAAAGAAACGCAGTTATGTTTCTTACTAAACCAGGAAATCAGATTATTTCCTAAGAAGAAACACCCACTAGAACTGCTCTTTCTATCATCAACACTACCAGCCCAATATGCATCACAATAACCTATCAGCATGGAACCTGAACCATGAGAGTATAACATATACCATAGTTGCAAGTTTCATTAATGTACTTAAAAATCCTTTTCACTTGATTGATGTGACTTGTTTTTGCCTCAGCTTGATATCTTATACACACACCCACAACAAATATGATATTAGGTCTGCTAGTTGTAAGATATAGCAAACTCCCAATCATACTTCTGTATAAGCTTTGATCAGCAGTAACACCCTCTTCATCCTTTGATAATTTTAAATGAGTAGAAGCAGGTGTCCTCTTGTGACTTGCATTTTCCATACCAAACTTCTTCATTATGTTCTTGGCTTACTAACTTTGAGAGATGAAGATGGAATCATCCATCTGTTTAACTTGAAGTCCAAGAAAATATGTCAATTCACCAacaagactcatctcaaattttgATTGCATTTGTTTGATAAAGTGTTCCACCATCTGGTCTGACATCCCTCCaaacacaatattatcaacatagATTTGAGCAATCATGAG includes these proteins:
- the LOC131617404 gene encoding leghemoglobin Lb120-34-like translates to MGFTEKQEALVNSSWELFKQNPGYSVLFYTIILKKAPAAKGMFSFLKDSAGVVDSPKLQAHAEKVFGMVHDSAVQLRASGEVVLGDATLGAIHIQKGVVDPYFVVVKEALLETLKEASGEKWSEELSTAWEVAYDGLASAIKKAMS